A window of the Linepithema humile isolate Giens D197 chromosome 4, Lhum_UNIL_v1.0, whole genome shotgun sequence genome harbors these coding sequences:
- the DCTN1-p150 gene encoding dynactin subunit 1 isoform X5, translating into MSFKAGQRVEVPVKDCQGVIAYVGHPAFASGKWIGVILDEPKGKNNGTVKGQVYFKCAENHGMFARQTQLILLDEAGNRTEPVSPSSAGSSATTPDDSAARARSRLNSSRLSLSGSRTLLSAPSTESLTGSQHERRDGGESLIPAPTTASKRASFIEKSPSTSSPPGKKPKAQDDHNNTGFVETLKPQFVPGQVMAGSAAAANLVEEKLSHLQLIQENDNLKSQVRDLTDKVETLRVKRMQDKEKMKDFEKTKLQIEQLLEFKAKVMESQASLQRDLQRARQEAREAYVAKEKFQEEMSGIAETAEMATLDKEMAEEKAETLQIELEQLKEKLEEQTLDLEILRTEMSERAAGGGMTTGTSNYEVKQLEQQNNRLRETLVKMRDLLAHEKHEFQKLQKDMDQKKSEILELSRTKEKLSARVEEMEHQIADLQEQVDAALGAEEMVEMLGEKKMALEEKVIELEEAVADLEALQDMSDQLAESSKELELELREELDLALGAARDAQRHRDAALETLADRELTITKFRELTHQLQEQCLQLQQRVQSTESTKTNIRGADQQLAEILDFQKTFAETRAQTKAVDLELRRLDAEEARNHVCYLLSFMPPAFLTRGGDHDAILMLLLIPRMTQKTEILISQVREKYRSIEKIDRASVVRGHSVAQYSFRSRLCSHMYALQTTLSCFESTLNSCNPEMLLKAGAAYPEMAAQEKSLDSLIELAKRDQLDENLPMDAIEKCCGYFATMFSVLFGENTTINQARLIVNGTRTLGSTCDAIATDAAAIKALIQGESGDIGLLCQHVETTCEVIQQHLKSARRRVPRDHAGPAFSVAANLGLDKDCNEQFSTCYQHAVKIIKTLQNLLKSALQAITGNGDLDTGLTADKLKEMAATSSEKVYDTEDLGPVATIKTSLTVIQQLAANLAQKMAECENELAISGQTQSQQQSMENESITPIVVRASAVRKESEETKILSRKLETRDGDIREARLALREKQEELSQMTLRKELAEKRFATQQHEHEMNVEKLKRKLDEAQNQLKRKEKEFEETMDHLQTDIDSLETEKGQLKEKLKSVGKKPTSTSGADSMTGSTSIMSTLDNKYYVQEINALKEALSNEHQQKKKILCDVLRRKLDSLEPLSTPSTLRSPDSTIQELRKRTTELVKDVAKTVVYPTVPDLRRKVPEVSYHYLLERRRNIIQLKERADELAAQVRREAIKRTPGGRAEANFAVYPNREMAAAMHERKLLAAEIKIPYNGPEQSFLVNVGPQELRKIHTLLYY; encoded by the exons ATGTCATTCAAAGCTGGTCAACGCGTCGAGGTTCCTGTAAAGGACTGCCAAGGCGTAATAGCCTACGTGGGCCACCCGGCCTTCGCGTCGGGCAAATGGATCGGCGTGATACTCGATGAACCGAAGGGGAAAAACAACGGCACTGTCAAAGGCCAGGTGTACTTCAAG TGTGCGGAAAATCATGGCATGTTTGCGCGTCAGACACAGCTTATACTTCTGGATGAAGCTGGCAATAGGACAGAACCTGTTAGTCCTTCTTCGGCAGGTAGCAGTGCCACTACACCTGACGACAGCGCTGCTAGAGCCAGGAGTCGTCTAAATAG TTCTCGATTATCCTTGAGTGGAAGTAGAACATTATTAAGTGCTCCAAGCACAGAAAGTTTAACTGGATCGCAGCATGAACGTAGGGATGGCGGCGAGTCATTAATTCCAGCGCCAACCACTGCTTCAAAGCGCGCATCATTTATTGAG AAGTCCCCTAGCACGAGCTCGCCTCCCGGCAAAAAGCCAAAGGCCCAAGATGATcacaataat ACAGGTTTTGTAGAAACGTTGAAACCGCAGTTCGTGCCCGGCCAGGTGATGGCAGGTTCGGCAGCGGCCGCGAACCTGGTGGAAGAAAAATTGTCACACTTGCAGCTTATACAAGAGAATGATAACTTGAAATCTCAG GTACGCGATCTTACTGACAAAGTAGAAACTTTACGTGTGAAGCGAATGCAGGACAAAGAGAAGATGAAGGATTTCGAAAAGACAAAACTCCAAATCGAACAGCTTCTCGAGTTCAAGGCTAAAGTCATGGAAAGTCAA GCGAGCCTCCAGAGAGATCTTCAACGAGCTCGACAAGAAGCCAGAGAAGCTTATGTGGCAAAGGAAAAATTCCAGGAAGAAATGTCCGGTATCGCGGAGACAGCAGAAATGGCCACGTTAGATAAGGAAATGGCAGAAGAGAAAGCGGAAACCCTTCAAATTGAATTAGAACAACTCAAGGAAAAATTGGAGGAACAAACGTTGGATTTAGAGATATTACGCACAGAAATGTCCGAACGG GCAGCCGGCGGTGGAATGACTACAGGGACATCGAACTATGAGGTGAAGCAATTGGAACAGCAGAACAATAGATTGCGCGAAACGCTCGTGAAAATGCGCGATTTGTTGGCGCACGAGAAGCACGAATTCCAGAAACTGCAAAAGGACATGGATCAGAAGAAGTCTGAGATTTTGGAGTTGAGTCGCACGAAAGAAAAGTTATCTGCGCGTGTCGAAGAAATGGAACATCAGATAGCGGATCTACAAGAACAA GTTGATGCGGCATTAGGAGCCGAGGAAATGGTCGAAATGCTAGGCGAGAAGAAAATGGCTTTGGAGGAAAAAGTAATTGAATTAGAAGAGGCTGTCGCGGACTTGGAAGCTTTGCAG GATATGTCTGATCAATTGGCCGAATCGTCCAAAGAATTGGAATTGGAGCTTCGCGAGGAATTGGATCTCGCTCTTGGAGCGGCACGCGACGCGCAACGGCACCGAGACGCCGCGCTGGAAACACTCGCGGATCGCGAATTAACCATCACGAAGTTCCGCGAACTCACGCACCAACTGCAGGAGCAATGCTTGCAATTGCAGCAACGAGTTCAGTCGACAGAATCCACCAAGACTAATATTCGag GCGCGGACCAGCAACTGGCAGAGATATTAGACTTCCAGAAAACGTTCGCCGAGACTCGAGCGCAAACCAAGGCGGTCGATCTCGAGTTGCGTCGCTTGGACGCCGAGGAGGCGCGGAACCACGTGTGCTATTTGCTATCCTTCATGCCGCCCGCATTTTTGACTCGCGGCGGAGACCACGACGCGATATTAATGCTTCTTCTGATACCGAGAATGACGCAGAAAACGGAGATATTAATCTCGCAAGTGCGAGAGAAGTACAGATCGATCGAGAAGATAGACAG AGCTTCTGTAGTGAGAGGTCACTCGGTGGCGCAATACTCGTTTAGATCTCGTCTGTGTTCACACATGTATGCCTTACAAACGACGCTAAGCTGCTTCGAGTCGACTCTGAACTCCTGCAACCCGGAAATGCTGCTTAAAGCGGGCGCGGCTTATCCGGAAATGGCGGCGCAAGAGAAATCTTTGGATTCACTGATCGAACTGGCTAAGAGAGATCAGTTGGATGAGAATTTGCCGATGGACGCTATCGAGAAGTGTTGCGGATACTTCGCGACGATGTTCTCAGTGCTGTTCGGGGAAAATACGACTATCAATCAGGCGCGTTTGATCGTTAACGGCACGAGAACTTTGGGCAGCACGTGCGATGCCATTGCTACCGACGCTGCGGCGATTAAAGCACTGATACAAGGAGAGAGTGGTGACATAG GTCTACTTTGTCAACACGTGGAAACAACGTGCGAAGTAATCCAGCAACACTTGAAGTCGGCTAGAAGGCGAGTACCGCGCGATCACGCCGGCCCAGCGTTCTCCGTAGCCGCCAATTTAGGATTAGACAAAGACTGCAACGAGCAATTCTCGACGTGCTATCAACAcgctgtaaaaataataaagacacTCCAAAATCTATTGAAGAGCGCTTTGCAGGCTATCACCGGAAATGGCG ATTTGGATACGGGACTCACGGCCGACAAGTTGAAGGAAATGGCCGCGACTTCTAGCGAAAAGGTGTACGATACGGAAGACCTCGGACCTGTCGCCACTATCAAAACCAGCTTGACGGTGATACAACAACTGGCGGCGAATCTGGCGCAGAAGATGGCCGAATGCGAAAACGAATTGGCTATAAGCGGACAGACGCAGAGTCAGCAGCAATCTATGGAGAACGAATCGATAACGCCAATCGTGGTTAGAGCGAGTGCGGTGAGGAAGGAATCGGAGGAAACGAAAATACTTAGCAG aaAACTCGAAACAAGAGATGGCGATATACGCGAAGCGAGATTAGCTCTGCGGGAAAAGCAGGAAGAACTGTCCCAAATGACGTTGCGAAAGGAATTGGCCGAAAAGCGATTTGCGACGCAACAGCATGAACACGAGATGAACGTTGAAAAGCTAAAGAGAAAATTAGACGAGGCGCAGAATCAGTTAAAACGCAag GAGAAAGAATTCGAAGAGACGATGGATCATCTACAAACCGATATCGACAGTCTGGAAACGGAGAAAGGACAATTGAAGGAAAAGCTGAAGTCGGTTGGCAAGAAACCGACATCAACATCTGGCGCGGATAGCATGACGGGAAGCACTTCGATAATGAGCACTTTGGATAACAAATATTACGTACAGGAAATAAACGCTCTCAAGGAAGCCTTGAGTAACGAACACcagcaaaagaaaaagatattgtgCGACGTTCTACGACGGAAATTAGATAGTTTGGAGCCATTATCGACGCCGTCGACTCTCAGATCTCCGGACTCGACGATTCAAGAATTGCGGAAGAGGACCACCGAGCTCGTTAAG GACGTCGCGAAGACCGTAGTGTATCCGACGGTTCCTGATTTGAGGCGTAAAGTGCCCGAAGTGTCTTATCATTACTTATTGGAACGGCGAAGGAACATCATACAGCTGAAGGAACGAGCCGACGAGCTGGCG GCTCAGGTGCGTCGCGAGGCTATCAAACGTACGCCCGGCGGAAGAGCGGAAGCGAATTTCGCCGTGTATCCGAATCGAGAGATGGCGGCGGCGATGCACGAACGCAAGCTACTCGCCGCCGAAATAAAGATCCCTTACAACGGCCCCGAACAATCCTTCTTGGTTAACGTAGGACCGCAAGAACTTAGGAAAATTCACACTCTACTATACTATTAG